From the Nodularia sp. NIES-3585 genome, one window contains:
- a CDS encoding 4Fe-4S single cluster domain-containing protein codes for METKLTEPSAAVTEIPAGYLNIMGYVDESEVNGPGTRAVVWVQGCPRECSGCFNPESWSFGINQLISVDTLAENILSKPNNIGVTFSGGEPFWQAAALASLARKLKAAGLNVMSFTGFTLKQLQSESAPPDSAALLAELDILIDGPFVESLAINSPTSVVSSSNQGVNVFNPDLADQINWASDQIEIHILKDGSRIVTGYQGSLSE; via the coding sequence ATGGAAACTAAACTAACGGAACCATCAGCAGCAGTCACTGAAATTCCGGCTGGCTATCTGAATATCATGGGTTATGTGGATGAGTCAGAAGTTAATGGCCCTGGAACTCGTGCTGTTGTCTGGGTTCAAGGTTGTCCCCGTGAATGTTCTGGCTGCTTTAATCCTGAGTCCTGGTCTTTTGGAATTAATCAATTAATTTCTGTTGATACTCTGGCTGAGAATATCCTCAGCAAACCGAATAATATAGGTGTGACGTTTTCCGGTGGAGAACCTTTTTGGCAAGCTGCTGCACTAGCGTCTTTGGCTCGTAAGCTCAAAGCTGCGGGGTTAAATGTGATGTCTTTTACTGGGTTCACCCTCAAGCAATTACAGTCTGAATCGGCTCCCCCAGATTCGGCCGCCTTATTAGCAGAATTAGATATCTTGATTGATGGTCCTTTTGTGGAGTCTCTAGCAATTAATTCTCCCACTTCTGTGGTTTCTTCTAGCAATCAAGGAGTTAATGTCTTCAACCCAGATTTAGCAGACCAAATAAATTGGGCGAGCGACCAGATAGAAATTCATATCCTCAAGGATGGTAGCCGGATTGTGACTGGTTATCAAGGCAGTTTGAGTGAATAA
- a CDS encoding photosystem II S4 domain protein yields the protein MLPREELLKGVENRDSVARVIDQAEQAIKTWEVVVTDFLSPPELAEINRVFSRLTDVELVAWGGYPQAERQRIAIARSELPLDQSQVDLVALEFAGNFLFDTASHRDFLGAMLGTGIVREKTGDIIVLGERGAQAIVAPELAEFLEMTLQQVRSVPVKTQRIDINELKVREPKKKELTTVEASLRLDAIASAGFGMSRSKMVNYIEGGDVRVNWKDVSQASSQVKSGDLIAIRGKGRLEVGEIAVTKKERYRIQLTRYM from the coding sequence ATGTTACCAAGAGAAGAACTTTTAAAGGGTGTTGAAAATCGAGATAGTGTAGCTCGTGTGATTGATCAGGCAGAACAAGCTATTAAGACTTGGGAAGTAGTTGTGACTGATTTTTTGTCTCCGCCGGAATTGGCAGAAATTAACAGGGTATTCAGCCGGTTAACAGACGTGGAATTAGTGGCGTGGGGCGGTTATCCCCAAGCAGAACGCCAAAGAATTGCGATCGCACGTTCGGAACTTCCCCTAGATCAATCTCAAGTTGACCTCGTAGCCCTAGAATTTGCTGGTAATTTTCTTTTTGATACCGCCTCTCACCGCGACTTTTTAGGCGCAATGCTGGGGACAGGAATCGTGCGTGAAAAGACAGGAGATATCATCGTTCTGGGTGAACGGGGAGCGCAAGCCATTGTCGCCCCGGAGTTAGCAGAATTTTTAGAAATGACTCTGCAACAGGTGCGATCTGTGCCGGTGAAAACTCAGCGAATTGATATCAACGAGTTAAAGGTTAGAGAACCGAAGAAGAAGGAATTAACCACAGTTGAGGCTTCTTTGCGCTTAGATGCGATCGCCTCGGCTGGTTTTGGGATGTCCCGCAGCAAAATGGTTAATTATATTGAGGGTGGTGATGTCCGCGTCAATTGGAAAGACGTTAGTCAAGCTAGTTCTCAAGTCAAATCAGGTGACTTAATCGCTATTCGCGGTAAAGGACGTTTAGAAGTAGGGGAAATTGCCGTTACTAAAAAAGAACGTTACCGAATTCAATTAACAAGATATATGTAA
- a CDS encoding Uma2 family endonuclease, whose product METLTLSIPPSVGLTDEQFYQLCIANEPWQLELTQTGELIIMPPTGGESGIRNSDLITDLNLWNRKTKLGKVFDSSTEFKLPNGAYRCPDAAWVKLERWEALTKDEKRRFPPICPDFVIELRSESDSLTKLRAKMREYQENGARLGWLIDPQTPSVEIYRPGQDVEVLNFSFDQPPQLSGEAVLPGFVLDLTIILNP is encoded by the coding sequence ATGGAAACCCTCACCTTAAGCATACCTCCAAGCGTAGGTTTAACCGATGAGCAGTTTTATCAACTCTGCATTGCTAACGAACCTTGGCAATTAGAACTTACCCAGACTGGAGAATTAATTATTATGCCACCAACAGGTGGAGAAAGCGGAATTAGAAACTCTGATTTAATCACAGATTTAAATTTATGGAACCGTAAAACCAAGTTAGGCAAAGTTTTTGACTCTTCCACTGAGTTTAAATTACCCAATGGTGCATATCGCTGTCCTGATGCGGCTTGGGTGAAGTTAGAACGTTGGGAAGCTTTAACCAAAGATGAAAAAAGACGTTTTCCGCCTATCTGTCCTGATTTTGTCATTGAACTGCGTTCAGAAAGTGATAGTTTAACTAAATTACGCGCTAAAATGCGGGAGTATCAAGAAAATGGTGCGCGGTTAGGTTGGTTAATTGATCCGCAAACACCTTCGGTAGAAATTTATCGCCCAGGACAAGATGTAGAAGTTTTGAATTTCTCTTTTGATCAACCTCCTCAACTTTCTGGTGAAGCAGTTCTACCTGGTTTTGTTTTAGATTTGACAATTATTTTAAATCCATAG
- a CDS encoding RNA-guided endonuclease TnpB family protein — protein MFNLAYEFKLKPTRTQIVMFEEWLETHRRVYNHALAERKDWYQSRSCRVNTCSLHSEYIIPADALRPTFASQCKSLTAGRKESEYLKRVNAQSLQQTLRRLEKAFVSMWEQNHGFPRFKKPGRMRSFSFPQLGTNPLSNGYVKLPVIGAVKVRQSRSIPDGGVIKQARVVKRISGWYVMLTVQWDVTVPSPMPHGEGLGIDVGLTSFVATSNGLLVKRPRFFVDAECKLKLLQQRVSRKRIGSNNWRKAQKKVAKLHEYVANCRKDWHRKLSHQICNDAGMVFVEDLNLVGLSRGMLGKHCLDAGFGQFFNILEQTCFKRDVYFQKVDSRKTSQICPNCGVETGKKELSERTHVCSNCGYTTDRDVAAAQVVLVRGLAAVGHTVKMLAEGKFIGIPVKQESSCL, from the coding sequence GTGTTTAACCTGGCTTACGAGTTTAAATTGAAACCAACACGAACCCAAATCGTCATGTTTGAGGAATGGCTAGAGACTCATAGACGGGTTTACAACCATGCCTTAGCAGAGCGCAAGGACTGGTATCAGTCTCGCAGTTGTCGGGTTAACACTTGCTCACTTCACTCTGAATACATCATTCCTGCGGATGCCCTGCGCCCAACGTTTGCTAGTCAGTGTAAATCTCTGACTGCTGGGCGTAAAGAAAGCGAGTATTTAAAACGTGTAAATGCTCAATCTTTACAGCAAACGTTAAGGCGACTGGAAAAGGCTTTTGTAAGTATGTGGGAACAAAATCATGGTTTTCCTAGATTTAAAAAGCCTGGACGGATGCGGTCTTTTTCTTTCCCGCAGTTAGGCACAAATCCACTCAGCAATGGATATGTGAAATTACCTGTGATTGGTGCAGTAAAAGTGCGTCAATCACGCTCAATTCCAGATGGGGGAGTAATCAAACAAGCCCGTGTCGTCAAGCGCATTTCTGGATGGTATGTAATGCTAACCGTTCAATGGGATGTAACTGTACCATCACCGATGCCACATGGAGAAGGATTAGGCATTGATGTAGGACTAACAAGTTTTGTTGCAACTTCTAACGGGCTTTTAGTCAAACGTCCGAGGTTTTTTGTAGATGCCGAATGCAAGCTTAAATTGCTGCAACAGCGTGTCTCAAGAAAACGTATTGGCTCGAACAATTGGCGCAAAGCACAGAAGAAAGTAGCAAAATTACATGAGTACGTTGCTAACTGTCGTAAAGACTGGCATAGAAAATTGTCTCACCAAATCTGTAATGATGCAGGGATGGTGTTTGTTGAAGATTTGAACTTGGTCGGTTTGTCGCGTGGGATGTTAGGGAAGCATTGTTTAGATGCTGGGTTTGGACAATTCTTTAACATCTTAGAACAGACTTGTTTTAAGCGTGATGTCTATTTCCAAAAAGTAGATAGTCGTAAAACCAGCCAAATTTGCCCTAACTGTGGTGTTGAGACAGGTAAAAAAGAATTATCAGAACGTACTCATGTTTGTTCAAATTGCGGCTATACAACTGATAGAGATGTTGCAGCCGCTCAAGTAGTTCTAGTTAGAGGACTTGCAGCCGTAGGGCATACGGTCAAGATGCTGGCTGAGGGTAAATTCATTGGAATCCCCGTGAAGCAAGAATCCTCATGCCTTTAG
- a CDS encoding DUF2235 domain-containing protein, translated as MANIVIFPVYLGKSNIILLFYITQRLSNTMKRLVVCCDGTWLNLASPCPSNVVKLAQSVKPIANDGITQIVFYDAGIGTESQKLLGGVTGAGIDKNIEDGYRFLSLNYTPGDEIYLFGFSRGAYTVRSLAGMIYCSGLLNRSNITKAHEAYELYRNRSIKPSDHEATEYRKTYGDRVPITLLGCFDTVGALGIPGIGIPFFSKLNQQLNQRYRFHDTTLNKCVQNALHAMAIDELRKIFDVTPMQKHPETNDQSQKVIQKWFPGSHGCIGGGTEEHIGLSDTVLQWMIDSISEIKLGLDFDINMIPTGINPNYKCDFKNDPGFFKLAGIKFREVSDVIEDLHESTINRLKSRKDYQPKNLQKIISKLQDLE; from the coding sequence TTGGCAAATATCGTTATATTCCCGGTTTATCTTGGAAAAAGTAATATAATTCTGTTGTTTTATATTACTCAAAGACTTTCAAATACTATGAAACGTCTTGTGGTCTGTTGTGATGGAACTTGGCTAAATTTAGCGAGTCCTTGCCCAAGCAATGTGGTTAAGTTAGCTCAATCTGTGAAACCGATCGCCAACGATGGAATTACACAGATCGTATTTTATGACGCGGGCATTGGTACCGAGAGTCAAAAACTTTTAGGCGGAGTTACCGGCGCAGGAATCGATAAAAATATAGAAGATGGCTACCGATTTCTGAGCCTCAATTATACTCCTGGTGACGAAATCTATCTGTTCGGTTTCAGTCGCGGTGCTTACACAGTCAGAAGCCTAGCGGGGATGATCTATTGCTCTGGTCTTCTCAACCGCAGCAATATCACCAAAGCACATGAAGCTTATGAGCTTTACCGTAACCGGAGTATTAAACCCAGTGATCACGAAGCAACCGAATACCGTAAAACTTACGGCGATCGCGTCCCTATTACCTTGCTCGGTTGTTTTGACACGGTTGGCGCTCTTGGTATTCCAGGAATTGGAATACCCTTCTTCAGCAAATTGAACCAGCAGCTGAATCAGCGGTACAGATTCCACGACACTACTTTAAACAAATGTGTTCAGAATGCATTGCACGCTATGGCCATCGACGAGCTCCGCAAAATTTTTGATGTCACCCCCATGCAAAAGCATCCTGAAACCAACGACCAAAGCCAGAAGGTGATTCAAAAGTGGTTCCCAGGTAGCCACGGCTGCATTGGTGGTGGAACCGAAGAACATATTGGGCTATCAGATACTGTCTTACAGTGGATGATTGACTCCATCAGTGAAATAAAATTGGGGCTAGACTTCGATATCAATATGATTCCCACAGGTATTAATCCCAATTATAAATGTGACTTTAAAAATGATCCTGGATTCTTTAAACTTGCAGGAATCAAGTTTCGTGAGGTCAGCGATGTCATTGAAGACCTTCATGAAAGCACGATCAACCGTTTAAAAAGCCGCAAAGATTATCAACCAAAAAATCTTCAAAAAATTATTTCTAAACTGCAAGATTTAGAATAA
- a CDS encoding AEC family transporter yields MANLLELYVKLVGLVLVGFILGRKLPNSVPTRLGQWLFWVGVPISIVAFLRRADLSGQIWIAPAIAYLAISLGAFLAWWGMKGQAYFTKTTHQKSTQGSLLLAAMVGNTGNLGYPITLALVGQEYFAWALFYDMLGSLFGAYGFGIVLASHFGGNVRNYGQITQSLLINPALWSFGFGLLFRAVTLPPFLESTLETLGWGVIAVTIVLIGMRLSGLNSWDRLPEAGISLTIKMFIVPLVIGSTLSLFGVTGEPAQVIVLQMAMPPAFATLVIAETFNLDRDLAVTCLAVGAMVLLVTLPLWLWLF; encoded by the coding sequence TTGGCTAACCTCCTAGAACTATACGTCAAACTGGTGGGATTAGTCCTAGTAGGCTTTATTCTGGGACGCAAACTACCTAACTCAGTTCCTACTCGTCTGGGTCAATGGTTATTTTGGGTAGGAGTACCGATAAGCATTGTAGCTTTTTTACGTCGAGCCGATTTATCGGGACAGATTTGGATTGCCCCGGCGATCGCCTATTTAGCCATTTCACTAGGGGCATTTTTGGCTTGGTGGGGAATGAAAGGGCAAGCCTATTTCACCAAAACCACTCACCAAAAATCAACTCAAGGTAGTTTGCTTCTGGCGGCAATGGTGGGTAACACTGGTAATCTTGGTTATCCCATCACCCTCGCTTTAGTAGGTCAAGAATACTTTGCCTGGGCTTTATTCTACGATATGTTGGGATCACTATTCGGTGCTTATGGCTTCGGAATAGTCTTAGCATCTCATTTCGGCGGTAATGTCAGGAATTATGGGCAAATTACCCAGTCTCTTTTGATCAATCCCGCCCTGTGGAGTTTCGGGTTTGGCTTACTATTTCGAGCCGTGACGCTCCCCCCTTTCCTTGAATCTACTCTAGAAACATTAGGTTGGGGCGTTATTGCTGTAACTATAGTATTAATTGGGATGCGACTTTCTGGGCTTAATTCTTGGGACAGGCTACCGGAGGCAGGAATCAGCTTAACAATTAAAATGTTCATTGTTCCCCTGGTTATCGGCAGCACATTATCACTTTTTGGCGTAACTGGAGAACCGGCACAGGTAATTGTGCTACAAATGGCTATGCCTCCAGCATTTGCCACATTGGTAATTGCGGAAACCTTTAATCTTGACCGCGATTTGGCAGTTACCTGTTTAGCGGTAGGAGCTATGGTCTTACTTGTTACTCTTCCTCTTTGGCTATGGCTATTTTGA
- the msrA gene encoding peptide-methionine (S)-S-oxide reductase MsrA: MGLFGFGKKLVIPTPEEALPGRAKSMPVPSEHYVNKKTLKAPFPEGLEKAVFGLGCFWGAERKFWQLEGVYTTAVGYAAGSTPNPSYDEVCSGMTGHNEVVLVVFDPKVISYSQLLKVFWESHNPTQGMRQGNDAGTQYRSGIYVYSQDHKQLAEASRDVYQEALNKAGYGKITTEILDAPEFYYAEAYHQQYLAKNPNGYCGLGGTKVACPIGVVESQVSG; encoded by the coding sequence ATGGGACTATTTGGATTTGGTAAAAAGTTGGTTATTCCCACTCCGGAAGAAGCTTTGCCAGGAAGGGCAAAATCAATGCCAGTACCCAGTGAACACTATGTAAATAAGAAGACTTTAAAAGCTCCTTTTCCGGAAGGCTTGGAGAAAGCAGTATTTGGCTTAGGGTGCTTTTGGGGTGCAGAACGCAAATTTTGGCAACTTGAAGGAGTCTATACAACTGCGGTGGGTTATGCTGCTGGTAGCACCCCAAATCCCAGTTATGATGAAGTGTGTAGCGGAATGACTGGTCACAATGAGGTAGTCTTGGTTGTCTTTGACCCCAAAGTAATTAGTTACTCTCAACTGCTGAAAGTCTTTTGGGAAAGCCATAACCCCACCCAAGGAATGCGCCAAGGTAATGATGCTGGTACTCAATACCGTTCGGGAATCTATGTTTATTCCCAAGACCACAAGCAGCTAGCCGAAGCATCACGGGATGTTTATCAGGAAGCTCTCAACAAAGCAGGTTATGGCAAGATTACCACAGAAATTTTAGATGCGCCTGAATTTTACTACGCAGAAGCTTATCATCAGCAGTATCTAGCCAAAAACCCCAATGGCTATTGTGGGTTAGGAGGAACAAAAGTTGCTTGTCCTATAGGTGTAGTGGAATCTCAAGTCAGTGGTTAA
- a CDS encoding MFS transporter, whose protein sequence is MSINDSVDEFARMNPENPKLDLKTKLAYGAGDFGPAITGNISIFFLLIFFTNVAGIPAGLAGSVLMIGKIWDAINDPIIGVLSDRTKSRRWGRRLPWMFYGAIPFGIIFFLQWTVPRFSADQSSNMWPLFWYYVAIGLLSQVFYTVVSLPYTALTPELTQNYDERTSLNSFRFAFSISGSILSLILAQIIFSTISDREEQYLVLAAVCAVISVLALYVCIFGVRDRVLAFEAKRTQTEQPASIPFFEQLKIVFSNRPFLFVIGIYLFSWLGVQVTATTIPYFVVNYMRLNDSDVPTVMIAVQGTALLMLFVWSALSQKIGKKVVYFLGMSSWIIAAGGLFFLRPGQIGLMYLLAFMAGVGVSTAYLVPWSLIPDVIDLDELQTGQRREGIFYGFMVLLQKLGLALGIFLVGNALQAAGFQATIPGQTTPIQPESALVAIRIAVGPLPTIFLICGLFLTYFYPITREMHAEIMMKLKARQSEI, encoded by the coding sequence ATGAGCATAAACGATTCTGTTGATGAGTTTGCCCGAATGAATCCAGAAAATCCCAAACTGGATTTGAAAACCAAACTAGCTTATGGCGCTGGAGATTTTGGCCCGGCTATTACTGGCAATATTTCCATATTTTTTCTGCTGATTTTCTTTACCAATGTGGCTGGGATTCCGGCTGGTTTAGCTGGTAGCGTTTTAATGATTGGTAAAATCTGGGATGCTATCAACGATCCGATTATTGGGGTGTTGTCAGATAGAACTAAATCACGTCGCTGGGGTCGTCGTTTACCTTGGATGTTTTACGGCGCAATCCCTTTTGGCATAATCTTTTTTTTGCAGTGGACTGTACCGCGTTTTAGTGCTGACCAGAGTAGTAATATGTGGCCACTGTTTTGGTATTACGTCGCCATTGGGTTACTATCTCAGGTGTTTTACACCGTTGTGAGTTTGCCTTATACAGCACTGACTCCAGAACTAACTCAAAATTATGATGAACGGACTAGTTTGAATAGCTTTCGCTTCGCTTTTTCGATTAGTGGCAGTATTTTATCGCTGATTTTAGCGCAAATTATTTTTTCTACCATTAGCGATCGCGAAGAACAATATCTAGTTTTAGCCGCAGTTTGTGCGGTAATTTCGGTTTTGGCGTTATATGTCTGTATTTTCGGAGTCCGCGATCGCGTCTTAGCTTTTGAGGCCAAACGCACCCAAACCGAACAACCTGCATCTATACCCTTCTTTGAACAACTAAAAATCGTCTTTAGCAATCGACCTTTTCTATTTGTAATTGGCATATATCTTTTTTCGTGGTTAGGAGTACAGGTGACAGCCACCACTATTCCTTATTTTGTCGTCAACTATATGCGTCTTAATGACTCAGATGTTCCCACAGTGATGATTGCAGTCCAAGGAACTGCCTTGTTGATGTTATTTGTTTGGAGCGCTTTGAGCCAGAAAATCGGCAAAAAAGTCGTTTATTTTCTGGGTATGAGTTCATGGATTATCGCCGCAGGAGGACTGTTTTTTTTACGCCCTGGTCAAATAGGGTTGATGTATCTCCTGGCTTTCATGGCAGGTGTGGGCGTATCCACTGCTTATTTAGTTCCTTGGTCACTGATTCCAGATGTCATTGATTTAGATGAACTCCAAACCGGACAACGCCGAGAAGGCATTTTTTATGGTTTTATGGTTTTGCTGCAAAAGTTAGGTTTAGCTTTAGGAATATTTTTAGTAGGAAACGCCTTGCAAGCAGCTGGTTTCCAAGCAACTATCCCAGGACAAACTACACCCATACAACCCGAATCAGCTTTAGTAGCCATCCGCATCGCCGTTGGTCCCTTACCGACAATTTTCTTAATTTGTGGTTTATTTCTCACATATTTTTACCCCATCACCCGTGAGATGCACGCTGAAATTATGATGAAACTCAAAGCACGTCAATCTGAAATCTAA
- the chrA gene encoding chromate efflux transporter: protein MPSLSARLLELAQIFLKLGLIGFGGPQAHIAMINDEAVVRRGWFTQEQFLEGVAVCEMLPGPASTQMGIYTGYVRAGQLGALVAGICFILPAFLIVLTLSWAYFRFQGIPQIEDLFLGVTPVVIAIIFGFCWKLAKRAITDVKGVAIALAVLLATWLFQVNILLQLVLAGIVGLILYSPSNRTSALLVPLLPMMQVLPKTLATVSTDTLALSSFWGLERIQEYYLTLIFFFLKVGSFIFGGGLVIIPLLESEVVNQFHWLTRSEFLDGVAIGEFTPGPVVITAAFVGYKVAGVMGALISAIAIFTPSFLFIMGAAPLLVRIRQNPWIRSFLKGVTPAVLGAIAAAAIPLAQTAIIQDTLGRSILAAMISILALIAMIRFKCPTWQLVPAGAIIGLIAGTF, encoded by the coding sequence ATGCCTAGCTTATCTGCCCGATTGCTAGAACTTGCTCAAATTTTCCTCAAGCTGGGCTTAATTGGTTTTGGTGGACCGCAAGCTCACATTGCCATGATTAATGATGAAGCTGTGGTGCGGCGAGGTTGGTTTACCCAAGAACAATTTTTGGAAGGAGTCGCGGTTTGCGAGATGTTACCTGGGCCGGCTTCCACTCAGATGGGAATTTATACTGGGTATGTGCGGGCGGGACAATTGGGAGCTTTGGTAGCAGGTATTTGTTTTATCTTGCCGGCTTTTTTAATTGTGCTGACTTTATCTTGGGCATATTTCCGCTTTCAGGGGATACCGCAAATTGAAGATTTGTTTCTGGGGGTGACACCTGTTGTCATTGCGATCATCTTTGGGTTTTGTTGGAAGTTAGCAAAACGGGCAATTACAGATGTCAAAGGTGTGGCGATCGCTTTAGCTGTCCTACTTGCTACCTGGCTATTTCAAGTCAATATTCTGTTGCAATTGGTCTTAGCGGGGATTGTCGGGTTAATCCTTTACAGTCCATCAAATCGCACCAGTGCTTTGTTAGTTCCCCTTTTACCGATGATGCAGGTGCTACCCAAAACCCTGGCGACTGTATCTACTGACACATTAGCATTGTCCAGCTTTTGGGGACTAGAACGGATTCAAGAGTATTATTTAACGTTAATATTTTTCTTCTTAAAAGTCGGTAGTTTTATCTTCGGAGGTGGGTTAGTGATTATCCCCTTGCTGGAGTCGGAAGTAGTCAATCAATTTCATTGGTTAACCCGCAGCGAATTTCTGGACGGTGTTGCTATTGGTGAATTTACTCCGGGTCCGGTGGTGATTACGGCGGCTTTTGTCGGCTATAAAGTGGCTGGGGTAATGGGTGCTTTAATTTCGGCGATCGCCATTTTTACGCCATCGTTTCTCTTTATTATGGGGGCTGCACCGCTGTTAGTTCGCATTCGTCAAAACCCTTGGATTCGCAGCTTTTTGAAAGGAGTTACTCCTGCGGTTTTGGGTGCGATCGCAGCTGCGGCAATTCCCCTCGCACAAACTGCTATTATCCAAGATACTCTGGGGCGCTCGATCTTAGCAGCCATGATCAGCATACTGGCTTTAATTGCTATGATCCGCTTCAAGTGTCCCACATGGCAGTTAGTCCCCGCTGGTGCGATTATCGGCTTGATTGCTGGCACTTTTTAA
- a CDS encoding D-alanyl-D-alanine carboxypeptidase family protein codes for MNKARFSGQPHNLSGDSSEEDIPMALRDSHEAAPQRLSPRLTLLITGVSGFIVLGLIASFWFFVIAPRNTVDSQAASNGTIPTDTQSEDSVNSEDNNVDALLGHLTYPEAPETELFPITADGRMRMRKVAAQRYQAMAQAARREGVILVPISGFRSVKDQEQLFFGIGARRNQTPAERAAVSAPPGHSEHHTGYAVDIGDGAVPATNLQTNFENTKAFRWLEGNAARFGFEISFPENNPQGVSYEPWHWRFVGDRHSLELFYKARNLNSTQP; via the coding sequence TTGAATAAAGCCCGGTTTTCTGGACAACCGCATAACTTATCAGGTGACTCTAGCGAAGAAGATATTCCCATGGCTTTACGCGATAGCCATGAAGCCGCACCTCAGCGACTTTCGCCACGTCTAACTTTACTGATCACCGGAGTATCTGGCTTCATCGTCCTGGGTTTAATTGCTAGTTTTTGGTTCTTTGTGATCGCACCCAGAAACACAGTTGACTCTCAAGCTGCATCTAATGGCACAATTCCCACTGATACACAATCTGAGGATTCTGTCAATAGTGAAGACAATAACGTTGATGCGCTGTTGGGTCATTTGACATACCCGGAAGCGCCAGAAACAGAACTCTTCCCAATTACCGCAGATGGGCGCATGAGAATGCGAAAAGTTGCCGCCCAAAGATATCAGGCGATGGCGCAAGCGGCGCGACGTGAGGGTGTAATTTTAGTGCCAATTTCTGGTTTTCGCTCAGTAAAAGATCAGGAACAGTTATTTTTTGGGATTGGTGCTAGACGCAATCAAACCCCAGCCGAAAGAGCTGCTGTTAGCGCGCCTCCTGGACATAGTGAACATCATACAGGCTATGCTGTGGATATAGGTGATGGCGCAGTACCAGCAACTAATCTGCAAACCAACTTTGAAAATACCAAGGCTTTTCGGTGGTTAGAAGGAAATGCAGCCCGTTTTGGTTTTGAAATCTCCTTTCCGGAAAATAATCCTCAAGGTGTGAGTTATGAACCTTGGCACTGGCGTTTTGTAGGCGATCGCCATAGCTTGGAATTATTCTACAAAGCGAGAAATTTAAACTCCACACAACCATAA
- a CDS encoding phosphoribosyltransferase produces MPDLYVSWSDYHQKIEHLAAQIYQSGWEFNQIVCLARGGLRVGDIISRIYQQPLAILATSSYSGSGKQERGNLTLSRHLTMTTENLGSHILLVDDLVDSGITLEQTIPWLQENSKFPVAEIRTAVLWYKACSTIKPDYYVDYLSDNPWIHQPFEHYENMNPAELTDKISQPC; encoded by the coding sequence ATGCCAGACCTTTATGTTTCTTGGTCAGATTATCACCAAAAAATTGAACATCTAGCTGCTCAGATATATCAATCAGGTTGGGAGTTCAACCAGATTGTTTGTCTGGCTAGAGGAGGACTGCGAGTGGGAGATATCATTTCCCGGATATATCAGCAGCCCTTGGCAATTTTAGCGACATCTTCTTACAGTGGTTCTGGTAAGCAAGAAAGAGGCAATTTAACCTTGTCTCGCCATTTAACAATGACAACAGAAAACTTAGGTTCGCACATACTCCTAGTTGATGACTTGGTAGACTCTGGAATCACACTTGAGCAAACTATACCTTGGCTCCAGGAAAATAGTAAATTCCCGGTTGCAGAAATTCGCACGGCGGTACTGTGGTATAAAGCTTGTTCTACCATCAAACCAGATTATTATGTCGATTATCTGTCCGATAACCCCTGGATTCATCAACCCTTTGAACACTATGAAAACATGAACCCCGCAGAACTAACAGACAAAATAAGTCAACCGTGTTGA